The sequence ATCTTCCGCGGCATCAAGGGTAAGCTTCTTTCTAATGCTTCCCCTTCTCTAAAGGCCCTGCTTGCTTCATTGAGTTCCCCGCTAATGAAAAACACACAGAACATTGCGCTGCCGAGGTCGAACTCATCCGTTCCGTTTATCCTTCCCCGGAGCTTCTCCTCCCCGAACCTGGAAAGGAAGTGCGCTTGACATTCGCAGAGGCCCAGAAGCTGCTCCGAGAGGAAGGCCCCGAAGAATTCCGCAACGTtcgcgacgacgaagataTGTCAACACCTCAAGAGAAGGCATTGGGCGCGCTGGTTCGTGAAAAGTACAAGACCGACTTCTTCGCAGTCGACAAGTTCCCCGAAGCCGCGAGACCCTTTTATGCCAAGGTCGACCCGGCCAGCAAGCCCGACGAGCCAGTGACAAACGCGTTCGACATGTTCTTGCGTGGACAAGAGATCTTGTCCGGTGGTGAACGTATTGCCAACCCAGATGAGCTTGAGGCCCGCATCCGCTCCAAGGGTGTCGACCCTACCAGCTCTGGTATTAAGGAGTACATCAATGTCTTCCGCGAGGCCGGTGTACCTCCTCACGGTGGAGGTGGTATTGGTCTCGACCGTGTGGTTGCATGGTATCTTGCCTTACCCAGCGTGCATTTGGCCGCATATTACCCACGAACACCCAAGAGATTGTTGCCATAGATGTCTTTTtcaagataaagaaaaaagttatGGATACAGAGTTGTGTGAAGGGGGCTTCATATGGTCAAAGTAAATTATAGGAGATATATAGAAATCCCGTGTTAGAGATCAGAGTTTAACATTGTACTATACCCGTGATCACGGTGATTGAGAGAAATATAGGATCTTTGATCATAAACAGTCAAGGGGCCAAGAAGTTTGACTGCAGTGTGCCATTGGCTCTGACTACTTGGCTGTGCTCTAGCACAAGTGGCGCAAGCTTCAGCGAtatttgtaaaaaaaaaaaagctgttGACTGGCAATATGAAACATCGCCAAGGAATGCTAACCGACTGACTTTGTATTCTAGCGCAATGAACGACTGCTGTCTAATTGCTAAAATGGGTCTTTTCGCATAAACTCTGAGCATCAGTTTCGGGAGATACGCATATGTCCGCAGTATCCCGAAACAACAGAAAATCGCTCGTAGAGAACATGTGACAACTGATTCAACTGACACTGGTTATCATCGCGGTCTTCTTAGGCAGAACAAGATACGACGCAACCATGATTGAGACTATTCAATAAGCCCATAGAAGCAGGCTCAAGGTATTTGCGCTTGCTGATTTAGCCGACTTCTCAACTACTACATTGCGGCAAATCCAATGGGGCTAGCGAAAAGTTATCGAAAGCAACACGTTATGATAGATCTCCGGTAACCGCTGTGCCGCCCgagccttgagcttgtgTCGCTTGTTGGAGCGGAAATCATCTTTGCGCTCTTGAAAGAGAGGCCGAAAGCGAAGAAGGGCGTATTCCAAAAGAAAGGGCAGATGAGtaaagacgaggatgaccATCTGAGTCTAGCGATGATTCCAAAACTCATCACATGGCTAAATGTAGTATGAGAACAACATCACAACGATAAACACGCACATCagaattttttctttctttctttctttctttctttctagcaGGTTTCGGGAGTCGGTTCAACAGGCGTGTCTCTTCGCCGTTGACGGGCTCCTACCGCTTTTATCTgcgctcgtcttcttcgcttATCACGGTTATTCATGATTTCGCCACAACACCATGGTGTGAGAAGTAGCGACAGGAGGACCCTGCGGGAAAATCCAAAAGATCAAATTACATCATaatcttcccttttttttttttttccccactGATGACACTAGCCTGTTTCTGTGAATGTGGATCGCGGCAGATGCTCCATTGCAGCGGTAGTCGAAGATTCAAAGATGCGGAATATGGTATGAGGCATAATATAAGCAGGCTACAGGAACCAATCGCGCTGTCCGAGCAATGCAGCTCCGTTGACACGGCCGGCAGTTCGGAGATCCAATGCGGCGTACTCCGTAGCAGAGCCGGGACGGTGGTAGATCACACACCTAGCAGGAGGTAATATGGTGGATGGCGTTGGAGGTAGCTGAGCAGCTCAGCTAgctgtctttttttcctttcttttccattatttttttctctcttcaccgCAAATACGTTGGCCGGCCCTATTGCTAAACGGCTTGGCCGCCACTAGTGTGAGGGCTCTTCTCTGACGGTGAAGCAGTGTTAGCAACAATTGCCAGAGTATCTCCACGGCTACCAGAGCCGCTTGCCAGCCGCGCGCTATTAACCTCCTTGTGCCCAATCGAAGCGGTTGGTTTAAATCTTTAACGCAACTCAGCTCGGTCCACTTTCGGCATCGAGGCTCTCTTGGTCTTTCTCTACGCCTGACCGAGTCATCCGGCTATGATGCAAGTGGAAGCATTCAGCCATTGACTAACACATGCGGAGCGTGTCCTGTCAAGAGATAAAAGCCCGGCAATGTACTGGATAAGCTAAATACCTAGCATTTATCAACGGTCACCAACGACCTCATCAGCTGCTCTGATCTCGAGTCaaagctctctctctgtgtgcTCTTCACCGTATTCGTGCTCGGTAAATGAGCTAGCACCTATCGCGCCGGGCTATTCCGCTTCCCTGGCTCGgttagcagcagctcatATTTTGAACGCCCCCCTTTGCCCAGGCCAAGACACAACTGTGGATTCTCCAGCTTAATAAAGGCGGCGATGATTCCAAAATAAAATTGAGCTCGTTAAATGTGTCTTTTAACATATCTATATGCTTATTCAATTCGCCAATCTTACAAAAACACGATGATGCTTCTTTAACGCTCTTGGTTGAGTCCAACAAGAAACCTGCCACCCCGTATAACAACACGCCGCCCTTTTTAAGCAGCTTACAGGCGGGACAACCACAATGGCGATCCCTGAAGATCTAGAAACAGGGGCTGCGGCGCCTTCAGCGGCAGCACAAGAGCCGAGTCTGGAAACggcaaccaccaccaccaccgcttCAGACGGGAACGGGCAGAATCAATGTGTCGAAGGGGAAGCCAGACAAGAGCCCAGCAAAACTCTCGAGCCCACCACGCGGTTTTCAGGCCGGCAGATTTTCTACATCTTTGGTTTGGATGGTGTGGGCGCAATGATTCTGTCAGGGGGTGTCAATTTCGCCATCGCGTACGGTAAGCTTTTTGTGTTCTCTCTCGCCCACGAAATGCTTGCTTTTCTATCACGCACATCGCTAATGACAAATCTCACAGCCATGTATACCACACAAAACACAGTCAAGCGGCCTGTTCGCCTGTGGCAGCTCCCCAACACGCTGGCCGGTGACGCTGCTGTCACGATATTTGTGCAGTGCCTCATCACCTGGTTCGTCGAGTTGTTTCTCCTTCGCTATGATCTTCGCCATCACTCAGTACAGCCCATCGGCTTTATCTCACAGCCGTCTCACCCATGGGTACGaatgttcttcttccttcctcGCGATCCATCCGCCGGAGTTGGGAACCCGCATCGCCCATGGACTCTTCTTGAAGTTATCCAGCAGGCCTTGAGGGGCCTCAGTTTCGGCGTCGTGGGCTTCCTTGTTTTATGGCCCATTTTCATGGGCGCATTGACTGGATTCGGGACAAAAGAGGGCGCCGATTATGTGTATCACGACAAATGGCTGCCCcaagtttttaaattaatattggGCGGAGTTTTGGGCTTGCTGACAACGCCGCTAATGGCAATGTTTTGGCTGGTTAAAGCGGGCTGGGAAtacaaaaaggaagagaccCCAACGGTTGCAGAAGTATGAGACTGCAGCCGCACAATGAGTATATGACATGTATAGACACCCATATATATTTacagtttatttaatacttaatacATAATTCCATAACCACCTGACGGGTGTGGTCTATATCTGGCGCCACGCAGGCTTATGCCAACTGCGAACACATGCACTAGGCGTACCTTCAACTATATTCGCAGTTGTAGCGTTCATGTCGTATCATGTCCTTAAAAGGCCCATTCTGTTATATCGGTATCATCAAGTCGAAAATCAAGAGTTACTGCTATAGTGTCTCTACTGAC comes from Trichoderma asperellum chromosome 3, complete sequence and encodes:
- a CDS encoding uncharacterized protein (EggNog:ENOG41~TransMembrane:4 (i65-91o111-134i191-213o233-253i)), giving the protein MAIPEDLETGAAAPSAAAQEPSLETATTTTTASDGNGQNQCVEGEARQEPSKTLEPTTRFSGRQIFYIFGLDGVGAMILSGGVNFAIAYAMYTTQNTVKRPVRLWQLPNTLAGDAAVTIFVQCLITWFVELFLLRYDLRHHSVQPIGFISQPSHPWVRMFFFLPRDPSAGVGNPHRPWTLLEVIQQALRGLSFGVVGFLVLWPIFMGALTGFGTKEGADYVYHDKWLPQVFKLILGGVLGLLTTPLMAMFWLVKAGWEYKKEETPTVAEV